A genomic segment from Lytechinus variegatus isolate NC3 chromosome 10, Lvar_3.0, whole genome shotgun sequence encodes:
- the LOC121422403 gene encoding 60S ribosomal protein L10-like, protein MGRRPARCYRYCKNKPYPKSRFCRGVPDPKIRIFDLGRKKALVDEFPLCIHLVSDEWEQLSSEALEAGRICANKYMVKNCGKDAFHIRIRLHPFHVIRINKMLSCAGADRLQTGMRGAFGKPQGTVARVHIGQTIMSVRTKESNKAAAHEALRRAKFKFPGRQKIFLSNKWGFTKWKKDDYERLRSEGKLVVDGVSVQYHPEHGPLKKWKDRMLRN, encoded by the exons ATGGGACGCCGGCCAGCAAGATG TTACCGCTACTGCAAGAACAAGCCCTATCCCAAATCCAGGTTCTGCCGTGGTGTCCCAG ACCCCAAGATCCGTATCTTTGACTTGGGTCGCAAGAAGGCTCTGGTTGATGAGTTTCCTCTGTGCATCCATCTTGTGTCTGATGAATGGGAGCAGCTGTCCTCCGAAGCCCTCGAGGCTGGTCGCATCTGTGCCAACAAGTACATGGTGAAGAACTGCGGTAAGGATGCCTTCCACATCAGGATACGACTCCACCCATTCCACGTCATCCGCATCAACAAAATGTTGTCGTGTGCTGGAGCTGATAG GCTTCAGACTGGAATGCGTGGAGCTTTTGGCAAGCCCCAGGGTACCGTAGCCCGTGTTCACATCGGCCAGACCATCATGTCTGTCAGGACCAAGGAGAGCAACAAGGCTGCTGCACATGAAGCTCTCAGGAGGGCTAAGTTCAAGTTCCCAGGACGTCAGAAG ATCTTCTTGTCCAACAAGTGGGGATTCACCAAATGGAAGAAGGACGACTACGAGAGGTTGCGCAGCGAGGGCAAGCTGGTTGTTGATGGAGTCAGCGTCCAGTACCATCCCGAACATGGACCACTCAAGAAATGGAAGGACCGTATGCTCCGCAACTAA
- the LOC121422402 gene encoding tRNA (guanine(26)-N(2))-dimethyltransferase-like isoform X1, whose protein sequence is MIFLSVGSRSLARYTFHHYPVIPNIYTTAKQVWTKSGEVSQPIKLFHSHRVMLCPVIGMSREGDKEEPAIVEEGKARIVFPNPNEVFYNPAQVINRDLSLAVTGLFVEDFLQGKGLKVSYDYQDEIKEADDSQEKTVLENTVCYPGKICEEGITFLEALSASGLRSVRIAKEVPGIKRVVANDFSEDAVRDIERNIQFNNVEDLVEASHSDASILMYKHRFKDSFNVVDLDPYGSAAQFLDSGVQAVRNGGLLCVTCTDMAVLCGNHGHACFAKYGAMALKTKYCNEMALRILLQCIETQANRYNRYIVPVLSVAVDFYVRVFVRVHISQSKVKYSPSKKALVYHCSGCGTFNLQRLGKVTYKDKNPNPFFQPATGPPVDRACEHCGSTFHVGGPIWVDPIHNVDFVKRLITHIDTHPHRFKYKDRMKGMMTVVSEELSDCPLYYITSHLCNVLHCECPSQEKIRSAILNAGYRVSISHASAEALKTDAPASVIWDIFRAWVKDHPVSEKRLAASSPASSILSKEPTITVNFDPHPDAIPKSRQLVRFPENPQANWGPKARAKMMAGDETLEEKRKRLQGKRSKRKRDESSDDGEKQLKMATPEQGDSNQSEMR, encoded by the exons ATGATATTTTTATCTGTTGGAAGCAGAAGTTTGGCCAGATACACCTTCCATCACTATCCTGTTATACCAAATATCTATACAACAGCCAAACAGGTTTGGACG aaatctGGAGAGGTTTCCCAACCAATAAAACTATTCCATAGTCATAGAGTAATGCTATGCCCTGTAATTGGCATGTCTCGAGAGGGAGATAAAGAAGAGCCTGCGATCGTTGAGGAAGGGAAAGCTCGGATTGTTTTCCCGAACCCTAACGAGGTGTTTTACAATCCCGCACAAGTCATCAATCGGGATCTGAG TCTTGCTGTCACTGGATTGTTTGTAGAGGATTTCTTGCAGGGAAAAGGGTTGAaag TTTCTTATGACTATCAAGATGAAATCAAAGAAGCAGATGACAGTCAAGAAAAGACTGTATTAGAGAATACTGTTTGTTATCCTGGTAAAATATGTGAG gAAGGGATCACATTCTTAGAAGCTCTATCAGCTTCTGGTCTTAGGTCTGTCAGAATTGCTAAAGAAGTTCCTGGGATCAAGAGAGTGGTAGCCAATGATTTCTCAGAGGATGCTGTCAGGGATATAGAAAGGAACATTCAGTTCAACAACGTTGAAGATCTGGTAGAAGCCAGTCACTCAGATGCATC gATTCTCATGTACAAACATCGTTTCAAGGATTCTTTCAACGTGGTTGACCTTGATCCGTACGGCAGTGCTGCTCAGTTCTTAGATTCCGGTGTCCAAGCCGTACGTAATGGCGGTCTACTGTGTGTCACCTGTACTGATATGGCTGTGCTGTGTGGTAATCATGGCCATGCGTGCTTCGCCAAGTATGGAGCCATGGCTTTGAAGACTAAGTACTGCAATGAGATG GCACTGAGAATACTTCTACAGTGCATTGAAACACAAGCCAATCGCTACAATCGTTACATTGTTCCAGTTCTTTCAGTCGCTGTGGATTTTTATGTGAGAGTTTTTGTTAGGGTTCATATCAGTCAATCTAAAGTCAAGTACTCACCAAG CAAGAAAGCACTCGTTTATCACTGTAGTGGATGTGGTACCTTCAACCTTCAGAGATTAGGCAAAGTCACCTACAAAGACAA GAATCCCAATCCATTCTTCCAGCCAGCTACTGGCCCGCCTGTAGATAGAGCATGTGAACATTGTGGTTCAACATTTCAT GTAGGCGGACCAATATGGGTTGACCCCATTCACAATGTAGACTTTGTGAAGCGTCTTATAACACACATTGACACGCATCCTCATAGATTCAAATACAAAGACAGAATGAAAGGCATGATGACTGTAGTCAGTGAG GAACTGTCAGACTGCCCTCTATATTATATAACAAGCCATCTTTGTAATGTACTACACTGCGAATGTCCTTCTCAAGAGAAGATTAGATCAGCCATCTTGAATGCTGGGTACCGTGTCTCTATCTCGCATGCATCAGCCGAGGCTCTGAAGACAGACGCTCCGGCATCCGTTATTTGGGACATATTCAGAGCGTGG GTAAAAGATCACCCTGTGAGTGAGAAGCGCCTTGCAGCCAGCAGCCCCGCTTCATCCATCCTCAGCAAAGAACCAACCATCACAGTGAACTTTGACCCTCATCCGGATGCTATCCCTAAGTCAAGGCAGCTGGTTAGGTTTCCAGAGAACCCACAGGCCAACTGGGGACCAAAGGCTAGAGCCAAGATGAT GGCAGGAGACGAAACATTGGAGGAGAAGAGAAAAAGGCTTCAAGGAAAACGATCGAAAAGGAAACGAGATGAGTCTTCAGATGATGGAGAGAAACAG TTAAAGATGGCTACTCCAGAACAAGGGGATTCTAACCAGTCAGAAATGAGATGA
- the LOC121422402 gene encoding tRNA (guanine(26)-N(2))-dimethyltransferase-like isoform X2, producing MIFLSVGSRSLARYTFHHYPVIPNIYTTAKQKSGEVSQPIKLFHSHRVMLCPVIGMSREGDKEEPAIVEEGKARIVFPNPNEVFYNPAQVINRDLSLAVTGLFVEDFLQGKGLKVSYDYQDEIKEADDSQEKTVLENTVCYPGKICEEGITFLEALSASGLRSVRIAKEVPGIKRVVANDFSEDAVRDIERNIQFNNVEDLVEASHSDASILMYKHRFKDSFNVVDLDPYGSAAQFLDSGVQAVRNGGLLCVTCTDMAVLCGNHGHACFAKYGAMALKTKYCNEMALRILLQCIETQANRYNRYIVPVLSVAVDFYVRVFVRVHISQSKVKYSPSKKALVYHCSGCGTFNLQRLGKVTYKDKNPNPFFQPATGPPVDRACEHCGSTFHVGGPIWVDPIHNVDFVKRLITHIDTHPHRFKYKDRMKGMMTVVSEELSDCPLYYITSHLCNVLHCECPSQEKIRSAILNAGYRVSISHASAEALKTDAPASVIWDIFRAWVKDHPVSEKRLAASSPASSILSKEPTITVNFDPHPDAIPKSRQLVRFPENPQANWGPKARAKMMAGDETLEEKRKRLQGKRSKRKRDESSDDGEKQLKMATPEQGDSNQSEMR from the exons ATGATATTTTTATCTGTTGGAAGCAGAAGTTTGGCCAGATACACCTTCCATCACTATCCTGTTATACCAAATATCTATACAACAGCCAAACAG aaatctGGAGAGGTTTCCCAACCAATAAAACTATTCCATAGTCATAGAGTAATGCTATGCCCTGTAATTGGCATGTCTCGAGAGGGAGATAAAGAAGAGCCTGCGATCGTTGAGGAAGGGAAAGCTCGGATTGTTTTCCCGAACCCTAACGAGGTGTTTTACAATCCCGCACAAGTCATCAATCGGGATCTGAG TCTTGCTGTCACTGGATTGTTTGTAGAGGATTTCTTGCAGGGAAAAGGGTTGAaag TTTCTTATGACTATCAAGATGAAATCAAAGAAGCAGATGACAGTCAAGAAAAGACTGTATTAGAGAATACTGTTTGTTATCCTGGTAAAATATGTGAG gAAGGGATCACATTCTTAGAAGCTCTATCAGCTTCTGGTCTTAGGTCTGTCAGAATTGCTAAAGAAGTTCCTGGGATCAAGAGAGTGGTAGCCAATGATTTCTCAGAGGATGCTGTCAGGGATATAGAAAGGAACATTCAGTTCAACAACGTTGAAGATCTGGTAGAAGCCAGTCACTCAGATGCATC gATTCTCATGTACAAACATCGTTTCAAGGATTCTTTCAACGTGGTTGACCTTGATCCGTACGGCAGTGCTGCTCAGTTCTTAGATTCCGGTGTCCAAGCCGTACGTAATGGCGGTCTACTGTGTGTCACCTGTACTGATATGGCTGTGCTGTGTGGTAATCATGGCCATGCGTGCTTCGCCAAGTATGGAGCCATGGCTTTGAAGACTAAGTACTGCAATGAGATG GCACTGAGAATACTTCTACAGTGCATTGAAACACAAGCCAATCGCTACAATCGTTACATTGTTCCAGTTCTTTCAGTCGCTGTGGATTTTTATGTGAGAGTTTTTGTTAGGGTTCATATCAGTCAATCTAAAGTCAAGTACTCACCAAG CAAGAAAGCACTCGTTTATCACTGTAGTGGATGTGGTACCTTCAACCTTCAGAGATTAGGCAAAGTCACCTACAAAGACAA GAATCCCAATCCATTCTTCCAGCCAGCTACTGGCCCGCCTGTAGATAGAGCATGTGAACATTGTGGTTCAACATTTCAT GTAGGCGGACCAATATGGGTTGACCCCATTCACAATGTAGACTTTGTGAAGCGTCTTATAACACACATTGACACGCATCCTCATAGATTCAAATACAAAGACAGAATGAAAGGCATGATGACTGTAGTCAGTGAG GAACTGTCAGACTGCCCTCTATATTATATAACAAGCCATCTTTGTAATGTACTACACTGCGAATGTCCTTCTCAAGAGAAGATTAGATCAGCCATCTTGAATGCTGGGTACCGTGTCTCTATCTCGCATGCATCAGCCGAGGCTCTGAAGACAGACGCTCCGGCATCCGTTATTTGGGACATATTCAGAGCGTGG GTAAAAGATCACCCTGTGAGTGAGAAGCGCCTTGCAGCCAGCAGCCCCGCTTCATCCATCCTCAGCAAAGAACCAACCATCACAGTGAACTTTGACCCTCATCCGGATGCTATCCCTAAGTCAAGGCAGCTGGTTAGGTTTCCAGAGAACCCACAGGCCAACTGGGGACCAAAGGCTAGAGCCAAGATGAT GGCAGGAGACGAAACATTGGAGGAGAAGAGAAAAAGGCTTCAAGGAAAACGATCGAAAAGGAAACGAGATGAGTCTTCAGATGATGGAGAGAAACAG TTAAAGATGGCTACTCCAGAACAAGGGGATTCTAACCAGTCAGAAATGAGATGA